The Anolis carolinensis isolate JA03-04 chromosome 2, rAnoCar3.1.pri, whole genome shotgun sequence genome has a window encoding:
- the LOC103277942 gene encoding platelet glycoprotein IX yields the protein MKIKECKTANKVVSPCIWDLKMVTCQGLLFFLFLETASASSCPDRCACSPSDQNPLKVDCSFRELVTLPHLPSSTQELYLQENNLETIESGAFDNLQMVQVINLSSNPWHCDCGILYLRNWLEDQAESMHTGGVNCFTPPSLHKRPISELKRNELPSCSTPQILCSDLLFFDAPIFLVVFIILLICGFLITRRTKFKVEVCDTHTNISRTLPSTSYQLKRRTRRVSSNPSLLVTIVP from the coding sequence AATGGTCACGTGTCAAGGATTGCTGTTTTTTCTGTTCCTTGAGACTGCCTCAGCAAGTTCCTGTCCCGACCGTTGTGCTTGTTCACCATCGGATCAGAACCCACTGAAAGTGGATTGCAGCTTCAGAGAACTGGTGACACTTCCCCACCTACCCAGTTCAACACAAGAACTGTACCTACAGGAAAACAACCTGGAAACAATAGAGTCAGGAGCATTTGATAACCTTCAGATGGTGCAAGTCATCAATTTATCAAGCAATCCATGGCACTGTGACTGTGGAATTCTGTATCTGAGAAACTGGTTAGAAGACCAAGCTGAAAGCATGCACACTGGTGGTGTGAACTGCTTTACTCCTCCTTCACTTCACAAAAGACCTATATCTGAGTTAAAAAGAAATGAACTTCCTTCTTGTTCCACACCCCAAATACTTTGTTCAGATCTCTTATTCTTTGATGCACCAATCTTCCTTGTAGTATTTATTATTCTCCTCATTTGTGGTTTCCTAATAACAAGAAGGACTAAATTTAAAGTGGAGGTTTGTGATACCCACACAAACATCTCAAGAACATTACCTTCAACTTCTTATCAGTTgaaaagaagaacaagaagagtaTCAAGTAATCCATCATTGCTAGTGACGATTGTGCCTTAG